The Glycine soja cultivar W05 chromosome 15, ASM419377v2, whole genome shotgun sequence region GAAAACCGCAAATTGTTGTACACTCTCATCTAATCGTAACCAATTAAGAGCAGGAATGAACTTTGAAATTTTTGCCGCCAAATTAATAATAGCAAAATCCCGTCTGATTGACTCTCCCACGCCAGGATGTCTAACCTTAACTGCAACCAATAGTGGCTTTGCTTGCTGACCAGGATAACGACATTTTAATGAAGCACGGTGCACTTGAGCAATACTTCCAGATGCAACAGGAAGTTCTTCAAAATTGTCAaaaatttctgaaatttttcgACCAAATGCTCTTTCTATAGTTTTCTTTGTGTAGCTGAAACTATGCTCAGGAGCTTTGGTATGAAGTTCTGAAAGCTTAGTGCACAGATCTCGAGGAAAGAGATCGGGCCGTGTAGCTGCCCACTGACCCCATTTTATGAATGCTGGACCTGATTTTTCTAGTGTGCGATGAACTACATGGAGCCACAGTTTCCTAAAGTTTGGTCCAAAACAATCAGCAAATGGTGCCATCACAATGCTAGGAGAGAATAATATTGCTAGATAGAGAGCCCTCATTAATAAGATAAGTCCTTCAACTATTATGAATGTAAATGTAAACATGTAATTATACCCATCTTGTGCGCGCATATACAAACCATTTTGTGATGGGTAACGTTCTGCTTCTGCCCAATTTCGCTGAGCTAATGCAAGCTCTCCCCATGTAAATGCCAAAATACCAGGAACTAGAAAATAAGAACGAGCCAAAGCCAAGCTTACTGCCTGAGCAATCATATTTACGGTGGGAGGAAATGTACCATCACCACTGGAACAATACTTTCTGTACAGCCTTTTCCAAGCAATCTGGGAATGATGTGTGACTGCATTACTTGCTGAGGTTACGGAAAAGTTCCTGAAAGAACCACATTTACGAAAGCCTTCCCTTGTCCCATGCCACAAGAATGAACTACGTGCTTCACTTGGAAACTTATAATGCATGTACAACCGGCAGTGGTGGATATTCGGTCCAACTAAGGCAACTGCCCCATTTTCACTCACCTCCAAGTATCTTCTATTGATTCTACAAACAGATTGGGCGGCTCTCCTTATATTTCTAAGCATCAAATATCTGCAAACGTGCAAAACAATAAACTATGTCAATACAACAATATTTCAATCACATAATTCAAGTTCAACTATGTTTCCCGCTATTCTATCCACAAATAATTGTACACAAGTAAAACATTACTTTGGAAATGCAACCTACAGTGACTTCTCTTCACTCATGACCACGATAGATGAGCGTTAAATTTTACATGAGTGTACACAATGTCCATTCCTCTAAGAGGCATCAACAAGATGAAAACTCAGTTGATCCAGGTTTATAATATGTCCCACTATAAATTCCTCATTTTTTGGAGTCCCAATTCATTCCTACTTTGCGGGTATTACCTCTTGTTTCCACTCAGGTACTGCCtgctttaaatattaaaaaggaaaaaatgcttaaaacaattataataCATTATGTTACACTCCAAGAAGGGATACATAGAGAACTTAATGAGGTAAGACATTTCAATTAGAAGTAAGAGTTGATGTTTCTATACATTTCCTTTGGTAGAATAGATCTCTAGCTCTTCAAGATCGTGGTGAAGGCAATCAAATAGAAACATAGATGAAATTCTCATTAGTCTGAGCACCACACACCCAGCTCAAATTGTACATGTACATGAGATTAAAGTCTCCAAATTGTTGAAGAATCAACAATTAGACCTTTAATGCTGTTTTGGGTAGCCCAGAATTGAAAAGGATCAACGATTCACACTCTGAGTCCAGATGCATTTCCCACATCAGAGATCCCAGGTCTAAAACTCAACCCCAGAAAGAAAACACGCTAaagattttatcttttaatcaaataaacacACCAGCATGTATGCAATAGCCATAAAATCTAGtacgaaaaaagaaaacaattcaaTTCCACAAAACGCGGAGGCGAAcgaaaattgagagaaaagaaaaaagcgaagtaaagagtgaaagaaaaaggaatggagagagagtgagaggacctgagaaggaagagaacatGCTATGGTATGGTATGGTATGGTATGGTAGTTTGAAGAAGGTGAGGAAATGGAATGGAAGACGCGATTAAGGAGGTGAGCCTCAGTTTTGTTGTGCGATTGTGAGAACACGGTCCGTCTGTCTTGTCTTTGAGGCGGTCATAACCAATACAAACCCTAAGGCCcaagaaattcatttcatttctCTCCCAAAATGGaaaccaatattttttaaataaataatacaaaagaTAGATCCATCACTTTCACACCTGAAAATATCATctgttaaaatttatcataaaggGGTGAGATTAAAACAAAGTTTTTatgtaacatttttaaataaatggtcataaaactttaaaataagttttttttgttaatcctATATGATCGGGGTTTTTTTTTAGACAACCAATATGATCGGTTTACTGGTAGGTAAAGTAAGATGCATGtctctcaaaataaaaaaataaaaaagtttactaaaaaaattagagcATGCATttgaaaagtatttatttttatactattattcaattataaattatcatatataataaatttacactgataattcataataattaagctatataattatattattaagattattattttcattcttatataaaaaatattccacTTGCCCaggaaattatcttaaaattctttatatcttttttaaataaaaaatctttacttttgttctttataaaaaataaaaaaataatttaacaatggtttaaatatttaattcagagaaagattaaatttttaaacagTTGATTTAGTGtaaatcttttaaaagaatgataatatgatcatttcaaattgtaaaaactaatttattaactatttttaatgACTAATATGGTACGATATATGATTTTTTGTGTTACTATTTGACCAAAATATTaacagaaaaaaatatacttcataaaaacaaaatatttctatttaatttaattagaatgtgagacaaaaatatgtatatatataagatatatTCTTTAAAAGGATATAcaccatataatatatatatatacatacatatatatatatatatatatatatatatatatcaacattaaaattatcttatgcatatatataaaaaatattgaatattgaCCAAATACTTTCAAATAACTTTAGAGTTGTTAAAGTTGATCAATTCAACTTTCGGATTGACTTGGAGTTGCTCAAAAAGTAAACCCATCCAACCCTATTAACTTTTGGGTgagtaaagaaaaagacaacTTCGTTAAACTAAACTCATCACAATCCAGTCTTCCTGCGGTTTAAGTGAGTCAACTCACGTTTTGCCTGTAATCgaggtaaattaatttttaccaaTCCAAGCTCATAGGTTATAATTTACTTTGAGAGTTCTAGTtaacttctagtttttttttaactagttgAAAATTTTGTTGACTTATTACTAATCACTAATGTTTagtgaaaaatatgtttttttatataaaaatttaaattttttgagacgtttatttaattttggtttaCATTTAATTCCATTACATGCAAGGGTTACTGTAataatccattttaattttataatttctatagATCATGTAAGGAGAGCAAGTGAAAACAATTCGTAGCCAAACAGATCTGTTAAATGGTTATTAAATAGCTCAGCCCAATGAAATGTGTTTGTAACgtataatcttttatttttggggGTTGATATGTTTGACTCTCCTTTTATACAGAAGAATAGATTAATTttcatccttaatttttttgtagtttttgcttaatctaataattattgATACTGAactgatgaaaaaaataattattcatactggagatattttaaaatcattccctttaaaaaaattatcttccctttaaacattttcaatttaaaagtcttaaataattattttttttaaattttaagatttcGAGTGTGTAACTAATAGAGTAAGTCAGCCCGTTTTGTACCGTAAGGCCCTATAGACATAGGTCTGTAGATAAATGGGCTAAGTTGTGTGAGCCCACAGTTTAatgatctttattttttattttttttatctattaagtGTGTGTAACTGATAAGTCTGTGACTCTGTCACTCTCTGGCCGTGGGTTCATAGACCAATCTATTGCCAacccattttgaaattttaaggatttttcataaattatatatatatgatttgataatgtacaaatattaattttttagaatgaATATGTTTATATGTTACACGTTAAGTACATtctaagtaaattaaaattataatttaccaaagtatttattttaaaaaaagttagtgTGAGGTTAACAAATCTCACAAATATTCAATAATGTccacctatttttttttataaaaaaaagtgagacaGGTGTTATGAATCTTGAGGGCTTTGTCAATTAtaatagcaaaaaaaaacacaaactgaAACACATAAACAATTTAGAAAGTcaattatacatataaatataaaaggagGGTAGTATGAGAGGTTTGAAAGAgacattttttattggttagaaGAGTAGTTTATGAAATGCCctgctaaaagaaaaaaaggtaaagatattgagaatatttaaatgaaagaataagaagaatgaaagttttactcttcaaattatgtattttaatttatatatttatttaatttgattttttttttgcagtgtgctattttaaataaataaccttAATCTTAGAAAGAgtgagataaaaaagaaaaaataacaaatataataaacaaaattatagcgaaaggaaaaattaagaaaatataaattaaagtgtGTATAAATGTTAGaatgaaggaaaaaagaatcacagaACTATAAAGATTAGACTTTAACAATGATCTCAATTATTATCTTAACAATATAAGAAAGTCGTTACTTAGttgtgattttaaaataaattatattagtatTTATTAGGTATAGTTTAGTTATGGAACACCATATAAATTGTATAAATACATCagataatcaaatttaaaaaatttatttttgtaattcaaACCTAAAgactttataataatttttatatttttatatttaatattttattaaaaaaaaacaactctaTCTCTAATCTTCCTAATTCAATTCCCAATTTCCTAATTCAATGCTAGCCTTAGTAGCATTTGACTCTCATTACCTCCCACTGTGAGGGACCTAGGTATTCATTGTGACTCTTACGATTATAGCCCGTCATGGTGAATAAGTTACAAGGAATATGTTTTATTAAGAGATTTttgaagtcataaataataGCACGCCGTAGAGTCATAGATAAATAGCACTGTGGGAAACAATGTAGATTATTATGGCTTCTTCATTTTATGAGTCTTTCTTTATTCTGAGAGATCTTATGTGGAAATAATGTGTCAGAATTGATCCTTATTAAATTCACGATTCttatattaaaatgtattttgcTAAAACTTATTCACCTTGATGAACTATAATTGTAAGAGCCACGGCGGAAGCGGCACGAACtcagaattaaaaaattagggaTTGAACGAAGAAGATTAAGAATAAAGTAATCtttcaattataaaacaaaaattaaaaaccaaaaaatataaaatt contains the following coding sequences:
- the LOC114388340 gene encoding probable serine/threonine-protein kinase abkC isoform X2, encoding MLRNIRRAAQSVCRINRRYLEVSENGAVALVGPNIHHCRLYMHYKFPSEARSSFLWHGTREGFRKCGSFRNFSVTSASNAVTHHSQIAWKRLYRKYCSSGDGTFPPTVNMIAQAVSLALARSYFLVPGILAFTWGELALAQRNWAEAERYPSQNGLYMRAQDGYNYMFTFTFIIVEGLILLMRALYLAILFSPSIVMAPFADCFGPNFRKLWLHVVHRTLEKSGPAFIKWGQWAATRPDLFPRDLCTKLSELHTKAPEHSFSYTKKTIERAFGRKISEIFDNFEELPVASGSIAQVHRASLKCRYPGQQAKPLLVAVKVRHPGVGESIRRDFAIINLAAKISKFIPALNWLRLDESVQQFAVFMMSQVDLAREAAHLSRFIYNFRRWKDVSFPKPVYPLVHPAVLVETYEKGESVSYYVDDLQGHERVKSALAHIGTHALLKMLLVDNFIHADMHPGNILVRVSQSKSRKRLFKSKPHVVFLDVGMTAELSGSDRVNLLEFFKAVARRDGRTAAECALNLSKQQNCPNPEAFIEEVEESFTFWGTPEGDIVHPAECMEQLLEKVRRHRVNIDGNVCTVMVTTLVLEGWQRKLDPGYNVMQTLQTLLLRADWAKSLSYTIDGLMAP
- the LOC114388340 gene encoding probable serine/threonine-protein kinase abkC isoform X1, with the protein product MSEEKSLYLMLRNIRRAAQSVCRINRRYLEVSENGAVALVGPNIHHCRLYMHYKFPSEARSSFLWHGTREGFRKCGSFRNFSVTSASNAVTHHSQIAWKRLYRKYCSSGDGTFPPTVNMIAQAVSLALARSYFLVPGILAFTWGELALAQRNWAEAERYPSQNGLYMRAQDGYNYMFTFTFIIVEGLILLMRALYLAILFSPSIVMAPFADCFGPNFRKLWLHVVHRTLEKSGPAFIKWGQWAATRPDLFPRDLCTKLSELHTKAPEHSFSYTKKTIERAFGRKISEIFDNFEELPVASGSIAQVHRASLKCRYPGQQAKPLLVAVKVRHPGVGESIRRDFAIINLAAKISKFIPALNWLRLDESVQQFAVFMMSQVDLAREAAHLSRFIYNFRRWKDVSFPKPVYPLVHPAVLVETYEKGESVSYYVDDLQGHERVKSALAHIGTHALLKMLLVDNFIHADMHPGNILVRVSQSKSRKRLFKSKPHVVFLDVGMTAELSGSDRVNLLEFFKAVARRDGRTAAECALNLSKQQNCPNPEAFIEEVEESFTFWGTPEGDIVHPAECMEQLLEKVRRHRVNIDGNVCTVMVTTLVLEGWQRKLDPGYNVMQTLQTLLLRADWAKSLSYTIDGLMAP